A genomic window from Quercus lobata isolate SW786 chromosome 10, ValleyOak3.0 Primary Assembly, whole genome shotgun sequence includes:
- the LOC115963370 gene encoding uncharacterized protein LOC115963370 yields the protein MARDILAIPMSTSISNSAFYIEPMTINSIFDGLDPDIIEASTCGGDWLDNPTRITPNKDNDHSPEPTYSPSVFAGTYSSLETQEKHAPFTADTVLMLGNPVSTSCPDPLPTRTATEVVDILRRNEAQGLQHNSMRSQEYSWSPPPSSWLKFNVGAEVHDSNTFLAAVVRNDVGDVVEAGIALDNVTSSLVAEALAFKYAMNLIKQYSVRKAIIEGDAPLVVNALKGRKTDAPLEINGIVQEVFAVLDTCTDTIVDFSCVNKSCNSLAYDCIKWATRNRFWGILPISWFTGASFIGPTCV from the exons ATGGCTCGTGATATCTTGGCAATTCCAATGTCAACTTCTATATCAAATTCTGCTTTCTATATTGAACCTATGACAATCAATTCAATCTTTGATGGTTTGGATCCGGATATCATAGAGGCCTCGACGTGTGGGGGGGACTGGTTGGACAATCCTACAAGGAT CACACCTAACAAGGACAATGACCACTCTCCTGAACCTACTTATTCTCCATCGGTTTTTGCGGGGACTTATTCAAGCTTGGAAACTCAGGAG AAGCATGCTCCCTTTACTGCCGACACGGTACTCATGCTTGGAAATCCTGTTTCAACTTCGTGTCCTGACCCACTTCCAACTC GTACCGCGACTGAAGTGGTGGATATTCTTAGAAGAAATGAGGCCCAGGGATTACAGCATAATAGCATGAGATCTCAGGAATATTCTTGGTCTCCTCCCCCAAGCTCATGGCTCAAATTCAATGTAGGTGCCGAAGTGCACGACTCCAACACTTTTTTAGCAGCGGTAGTGAGAAATGATGTAGGTGATGTCGTTGAAGCAGGGATAGCTTTGGATAATGTAACTAGCTCACTAGTGGCAGAAGCTCTTGCTTTCAAATATGCGATGaatttaatcaaacaatattCAGTGCGAAAAGCCATCATAGAAGGAGATGCACCGTTAGTAGTTAATGCTTTGAAGGGCAGGAAAACAGACGCACCGTTGGAAATTAATGGTATTGTTCAAGAAGTATTTGCTGTGCTGGATACTTGTACCGATACGATTGTGGATTTCTCTTGCGTAAACAAAAGTTGTAATTCCTTGGCTTATGATTGTATTAAATGGGCTACTAGAAATAGGTTCTGGGGGATCTTGCCCATTAGTTGGTTTACTGGGGCTTCCTTTATTGGCCCTACCTGTGTTTGA